The Niastella koreensis GR20-10 genome includes a window with the following:
- the bcp gene encoding thioredoxin-dependent thiol peroxidase, whose translation MITLKEGDKAPAFSGKDQNGKKVTLSELKGKKVVLYFYPEDDTPTCTVQACNLRDNYALLKKHGFEVIGVSPNDEKSHKKFEAKFNLPFTLLADADHAIINKYGVWGEKQMFGNKYMGVHRTTFVINEKGVISKIFLRPKNKQHAEEIIAAEE comes from the coding sequence ATGATCACATTGAAAGAAGGCGATAAGGCCCCGGCATTTAGCGGCAAAGACCAGAACGGCAAAAAAGTTACGCTCAGCGAGCTCAAGGGCAAAAAAGTGGTGCTGTATTTTTACCCTGAAGACGATACGCCTACCTGTACCGTACAGGCTTGTAATTTGCGTGATAACTATGCCTTGTTAAAGAAACATGGTTTTGAGGTAATAGGTGTTAGTCCGAACGATGAAAAAAGCCATAAAAAGTTTGAGGCCAAGTTCAACCTGCCGTTTACTTTGCTGGCCGATGCCGATCACGCTATTATAAATAAGTATGGAGTTTGGGGCGAAAAGCAAATGTTTGGTAATAAGTATATGGGGGTTCACCGCACCACTTTTGTGATCAATGAAAAGGGAGTTATCAGCAAGATCTTTCTGCGGCCTAAGAATAAGCAGCATGCTGAAGAGATTATAGCTGCTGAGGAATAA
- a CDS encoding YceI family protein, producing the protein MSFLIKKGIISCCFILMAASLMAQDKFFTKSGNIQFYSKGNIETIEATHRSVTCVLDSKTGDIQFAVLMKGFEFRKALMQEHFNENYVESDKYPKSEFRGQITNNSDVNYTKDGSYTVHIKGKLTLHGQTKDVEADGKITVKEGKLIAASKFKIQMSEYDIDIPGSVAENMSDTINISVNCTLEPLKQ; encoded by the coding sequence ATGAGTTTCTTGATAAAGAAAGGCATCATATCGTGCTGCTTTATACTGATGGCAGCATCGTTAATGGCACAGGACAAATTCTTCACCAAAAGCGGCAACATTCAGTTTTATTCAAAAGGCAATATTGAAACCATTGAGGCCACTCATCGCAGCGTTACCTGTGTGCTCGATTCAAAAACCGGCGACATCCAGTTTGCAGTTCTTATGAAAGGCTTTGAATTCAGAAAAGCATTGATGCAGGAACACTTCAACGAAAACTATGTGGAAAGCGATAAATATCCCAAGTCAGAATTTCGTGGGCAAATCACTAATAACAGTGATGTAAACTACACAAAAGACGGTAGTTATACTGTGCATATAAAAGGCAAGCTTACGCTGCATGGCCAAACAAAAGATGTTGAGGCTGATGGTAAGATCACTGTGAAAGAAGGCAAACTGATAGCAGCGTCAAAATTTAAAATTCAGATGTCTGAGTACGACATCGACATACCAGGCTCGGTAGCAGAGAATATGTCGGATACAATAAACATCAGCGTAAACTGTACCCTGGAACCTTTGAAACAATAA
- a CDS encoding DUF5777 family beta-barrel protein, with protein sequence MSKITYLLLTACFVITAANTIQAQEKDLLSMVKDSAKREYATGAFKSTRVINGQSMEMLGRGVLDVRILHRFGLISDGPKQLFGLDQASMRLGFDYGITDNLGIGVGRSTLNKELDAFFKFRAIRQGANGGSPVSVLWVSGVTVQTMPWADTTRKNYFSSRVAYYHQIIIGRKFSKAFSLQVSPIMVHRNLVAKADQDNNTWALGIGGRLKLSKRTAFVVDYHPILAGREPGTKDPLSAGFDIETGGHVFQLHFSNSVGMNEKAFITGTTNDFWKGEIRFGFNLSRVFQVAHRKKN encoded by the coding sequence ATGAGCAAAATAACCTACCTACTATTGACTGCCTGTTTTGTTATTACGGCAGCCAATACCATTCAGGCGCAGGAAAAAGACCTGTTAAGCATGGTTAAGGATTCTGCAAAAAGAGAATATGCAACGGGCGCGTTCAAATCAACACGCGTTATCAATGGCCAGTCTATGGAAATGCTGGGCAGGGGCGTGCTGGATGTGCGCATTCTGCACCGTTTTGGCCTCATCAGCGATGGCCCTAAACAATTATTTGGATTAGACCAGGCCAGTATGCGACTGGGTTTTGATTACGGCATAACCGATAACTTAGGCATAGGCGTAGGAAGAAGTACTTTGAATAAAGAACTGGATGCCTTTTTTAAATTCCGTGCTATACGCCAGGGCGCCAACGGCGGTTCACCGGTTTCTGTATTATGGGTATCGGGTGTAACCGTTCAAACCATGCCCTGGGCAGATACAACCCGGAAAAACTATTTCTCTTCCCGCGTAGCTTATTACCACCAGATAATCATCGGCCGCAAATTCAGCAAGGCTTTCAGTTTGCAGGTAAGCCCTATAATGGTTCACCGCAACCTGGTTGCCAAAGCCGATCAGGACAATAATACCTGGGCATTAGGCATCGGGGGCCGGTTGAAGTTGTCGAAACGTACGGCGTTCGTAGTAGATTATCATCCCATCCTGGCCGGACGTGAGCCCGGAACCAAGGATCCCCTTTCTGCAGGGTTTGATATTGAGACCGGCGGCCACGTATTTCAGTTACATTTTAGCAACAGCGTAGGAATGAACGAAAAAGCCTTCATCACCGGCACTACAAACGATTTCTGGAAAGGCGAAATCCGGTTCGGCTTTAACCTGTCGAGAGTTTTCCAGGTAGCGCACAGGAAGAAGAATTAG
- a CDS encoding ROK family protein: MTEKNQLYKKKIIKHLYFSNMLSCADLSDKIHKSLPVTTKMLGKLIEEGWVTETGFAASTGGRRAVMYSMKPDVLYVVSVAMDQLITRIAILNMQNTQVAATELFELPLLKNPQALDTLTEKIDEVITRSGISKNSIAGVGIGMPGFVDSAKGMNYTFLEPEQGTLTQYISSKLKLPVYIDNDSRLIALAELMFGAARSKKNAMVINVGWGVGLGMILNGDLFRGHNGFAGEFSHIPLFLNNKLCSCGKSGCLETETSLLVVIEKANKGLKEGKISLLKELPLDHAEQAFQDIIKAAGKGDKFAVEILSESGYNIGRGVAILIHLLNPEVVILSGRGSSAGKIWQAPIQQALNEHCIPRLASNTEIQISSLGYQAEVTGAAALVMENFEKNEFKKEPAQPEKLMKK; the protein is encoded by the coding sequence ATGACGGAAAAAAATCAACTGTATAAGAAAAAGATCATAAAACATCTTTATTTCTCTAATATGCTATCCTGCGCCGACCTGAGCGACAAGATCCATAAGAGTTTACCCGTCACTACCAAAATGTTGGGAAAGCTTATTGAGGAAGGCTGGGTTACCGAAACCGGCTTTGCAGCATCAACCGGTGGCAGGCGGGCCGTTATGTATTCGATGAAACCTGATGTTTTATATGTAGTATCGGTGGCCATGGACCAGCTGATTACCCGCATTGCCATTTTGAACATGCAGAACACCCAGGTGGCCGCCACAGAACTCTTTGAGCTGCCTTTATTAAAGAATCCCCAGGCGCTTGATACACTTACCGAAAAAATTGATGAGGTTATAACCCGGTCGGGCATCTCAAAAAACAGTATTGCCGGCGTGGGCATAGGAATGCCCGGCTTTGTTGATTCGGCCAAGGGAATGAATTATACCTTTCTTGAACCTGAACAGGGTACCCTTACCCAATACATTTCATCAAAACTTAAACTACCGGTATACATCGATAACGATTCCCGCCTGATTGCCCTGGCCGAGTTAATGTTTGGCGCTGCCCGCAGTAAAAAGAACGCCATGGTCATAAATGTGGGCTGGGGCGTTGGTTTAGGCATGATCCTGAATGGGGACCTCTTCCGGGGTCACAATGGGTTTGCCGGCGAGTTCAGCCATATTCCGCTATTCCTGAATAATAAATTATGCAGCTGCGGCAAAAGCGGCTGCCTGGAAACTGAAACCTCCCTGCTGGTGGTTATTGAAAAAGCAAACAAGGGCTTAAAGGAGGGGAAAATTTCGTTGCTGAAAGAATTGCCCCTGGATCATGCGGAGCAGGCCTTCCAGGACATCATAAAAGCAGCAGGCAAAGGCGATAAGTTTGCAGTAGAAATATTATCCGAGTCTGGATATAATATAGGTAGAGGTGTGGCCATCCTGATCCACTTACTGAACCCTGAAGTGGTTATCTTAAGCGGCCGGGGGTCATCGGCAGGAAAGATCTGGCAGGCGCCCATTCAACAGGCATTAAACGAGCATTGTATTCCCCGCCTGGCTTCCAATACTGAAATTCAAATCTCTTCTCTCGGCTATCAGGCCGAAGTTACTGGCGCTGCTGCCCTGGTAATGGAAAACTTCGAAAAAAACGAGTTTAAAAAGGAACCGGCACAGCCCGAAAAGTTGATGAAGAAGTAA
- a CDS encoding M23 family metallopeptidase has translation MRILTLFLLLNSTGLVAQIFQPASYPQGYFRDPLEIPIRLAGNFGELRPNHYHMGLDIKTNARENLPVYAAADGYISRIKIEPYGFGRAIYITHPNGFTTVYAHLNAFNPALEKWVKDKQYAQQSWKVFLELTPDLFPVKKGDFLASSGNTGGSQAPHLHFEVRRSDGDVNVNPFLFGFQIPDNVPPRLQRLAIYDRSRSVYEQSPRLFPVKAHSGSTYTTTPSIITVSSPLISFAIGAYDTQTGSTNHNGIYESTLTVDGQPVVAFRMDNISYNDTRDLNAHIDYKTKFQGGPFLQHLSELPGYTNAIYKRKKGNGAIDVSDGGVHAITILVKDASGNSSTLECKVRYVKGSPEPAPAGKLFHPMMMDGLENPECEFFLGERCLYDSVHIRYTKSANSNDQVISSIHTIGAAYIPIRDSMLVRIQPVRTLTDAEKSRTVMQWFAGTKREVQKVQWQGNWASSRFRDLGSFQLVLDIEPPVITPVGFADGTDLSKASRLVFTVKDNLEEIGNVWVELDGKWLRFTNDKGVTFIYQFDEKCMAGQHELKIHAEDEAGNVTEKTYNFTR, from the coding sequence ATGAGAATACTCACACTATTTTTATTATTGAACAGCACCGGGCTGGTTGCTCAGATCTTTCAGCCTGCCAGTTACCCGCAGGGATATTTCCGCGATCCGCTTGAAATACCCATTCGCCTTGCAGGCAATTTTGGAGAACTACGGCCTAATCACTATCACATGGGCCTTGATATTAAAACGAACGCTCGTGAAAACCTGCCCGTATATGCGGCGGCAGATGGCTACATCAGCCGCATCAAGATAGAGCCCTATGGTTTTGGCCGGGCTATTTACATTACCCATCCCAATGGTTTTACTACGGTATATGCCCATTTGAATGCATTTAACCCCGCTCTTGAAAAATGGGTAAAAGACAAGCAATACGCACAACAATCGTGGAAGGTTTTTCTCGAATTAACACCCGACCTGTTCCCGGTAAAAAAAGGCGATTTCCTGGCCAGTAGCGGTAATACCGGTGGCTCCCAGGCGCCACACCTGCATTTTGAGGTCAGGCGCTCGGATGGCGATGTAAATGTGAATCCCTTTTTGTTTGGATTTCAGATCCCTGATAACGTGCCGCCCCGGTTACAACGGCTGGCGATATACGACAGATCCCGTAGCGTATATGAACAATCGCCCCGCCTGTTCCCGGTAAAAGCCCATTCCGGTTCAACCTATACAACAACGCCCTCAATTATCACCGTTTCTTCCCCCCTCATAAGTTTTGCAATCGGTGCTTATGATACCCAAACCGGTTCTACCAACCACAATGGCATCTATGAATCTACTCTTACGGTTGATGGACAGCCGGTGGTTGCCTTCAGGATGGATAATATCAGTTACAACGATACCCGCGATCTGAATGCACATATCGACTACAAGACCAAATTCCAGGGTGGCCCTTTTTTACAGCATTTGTCGGAACTGCCGGGATATACAAACGCTATTTACAAACGCAAGAAAGGTAATGGCGCCATTGACGTAAGCGATGGGGGTGTACACGCCATCACCATCCTGGTAAAAGACGCCAGCGGAAACAGCAGTACGCTTGAATGTAAGGTGCGGTACGTAAAAGGCAGCCCCGAACCGGCACCGGCTGGCAAACTGTTTCATCCCATGATGATGGATGGCCTGGAAAATCCCGAATGTGAATTTTTCCTTGGGGAACGTTGTTTATACGATTCGGTGCACATCCGGTATACCAAATCGGCCAATTCAAATGACCAGGTAATATCATCTATACATACCATTGGAGCCGCGTATATCCCCATCCGGGATTCCATGCTGGTTCGCATTCAACCTGTACGAACGTTGACCGATGCGGAAAAATCACGAACAGTAATGCAATGGTTTGCCGGCACTAAAAGAGAAGTACAAAAAGTGCAATGGCAGGGCAACTGGGCATCGAGCCGGTTCCGTGATCTGGGAAGTTTTCAACTGGTGCTTGATATTGAACCTCCTGTAATAACACCCGTTGGTTTTGCAGATGGAACTGACTTAAGCAAAGCCTCCCGCCTGGTTTTTACTGTAAAAGATAATCTGGAAGAGATCGGGAATGTGTGGGTTGAACTGGATGGCAAATGGTTGCGGTTCACCAATGATAAAGGGGTGACGTTTATTTATCAGTTTGATGAAAAGTGTATGGCCGGCCAGCACGAATTGAAAATCCATGCAGAGGATGAGGCTGGGAATGTAACCGAGAAAACGTATAATTTTACCCGCTAA
- a CDS encoding nucleic acid-binding protein, giving the protein MNKKRTIIGGIVVVIALAAGYGWYQFNRTVQGLANVRADFSVNATDLIKEFVSSEDAANKKYMNKILAVKGMVRNVEAAQSTVVLGDTSDMSGVRCVIDSTANSTIGSLQKGAVITIKGAITGFNKDETGLLGSDVQLNRCVIAN; this is encoded by the coding sequence ATGAACAAGAAAAGGACAATCATTGGTGGTATAGTAGTAGTTATCGCATTGGCAGCAGGATACGGCTGGTATCAGTTTAACAGAACCGTTCAGGGCCTTGCGAATGTACGTGCGGATTTTTCTGTAAACGCTACAGACCTGATCAAGGAATTTGTTAGCAGCGAGGATGCGGCTAATAAAAAGTACATGAATAAAATATTAGCGGTAAAAGGAATGGTCAGGAATGTAGAAGCAGCACAGAGTACCGTTGTATTGGGCGACACCAGTGATATGTCGGGCGTGCGTTGTGTAATCGACAGCACGGCCAATTCCACAATAGGTTCGTTACAAAAAGGCGCAGTAATAACCATTAAAGGGGCCATTACCGGGTTTAATAAAGATGAAACCGGACTACTGGGTTCAGATGTTCAGTTGAACCGCTGCGTTATAGCCAACTAA
- the ftsH gene encoding ATP-dependent zinc metalloprotease FtsH: MSQDESRQNDRNFPRLRPREDGGGQRKGPKFNIYWVWAIIFAVLVGFQLFGSFAPDAKTITDLEFYKMLDNGDVEKLNTVTNKNTVRVFIKKEKIDKYKDQLSKNSWTSAGDKGPQFEFKVIKADDFNKELNAYFDKHPELTRVANIPIQEGEWFGSIIQFLLPLVVIVLIWVMLMRKMGGGASGGSGPGGIFNIGKSRATLFDKGTKVNITFADVAGLDEAKVEVMEIVDFLKNPKKYTSLGGKIPKGALLVGPPGTGKTLLAKAMAGEAQVPFFSMSGSDFVELFVGVGASRVRDLFKQAREKAPCIIFIDEIDAIGRARGKNAIMSNDERESTLNQLLVEMDGFSGESGIIVLAATNRPDVLDSALLRPGRFDRQISIDKPDLKGREHIFKVHLKPIKISEKVDIHKLAEQTPGFAGADIANICNEAALIAARKGKQSVEMDDFQDAVDRVIGGLEKKNKIISPDEKRIIAYHEAGHAICGWFLEHAYPLLKVTIVPRGVAALGYAQYTPKEQYLYNTDQLMDQVCMTLGGRASEDIFFGKISTGAQNDLQQITRIAYSMVTVYGMNEKVGNVSFYDPAAENSFTKPYSEETSKIIDEEVRKLIEVAYEKTKELLTEKRTQVEKLAEALLEKEVLFQSDVEALIGKRPFTDKKTLDVDGEGHTEGAISEGVPPYDSNVTNHPAT, encoded by the coding sequence ATGTCACAAGACGAGTCAAGACAGAACGACCGCAATTTCCCTCGCTTACGTCCCCGTGAAGACGGCGGCGGACAGCGAAAAGGTCCAAAATTCAATATTTACTGGGTTTGGGCTATCATTTTCGCAGTTTTAGTAGGCTTTCAATTATTTGGTTCCTTTGCTCCAGACGCCAAAACCATTACCGACCTCGAGTTTTACAAAATGCTGGATAATGGCGATGTAGAAAAGCTTAATACAGTTACCAATAAAAATACGGTTCGGGTATTTATCAAGAAAGAGAAGATAGATAAATACAAAGATCAGCTTTCAAAGAACTCCTGGACCAGCGCAGGTGATAAAGGCCCGCAATTTGAATTCAAGGTTATTAAAGCCGATGATTTTAATAAAGAACTGAACGCTTACTTCGATAAACATCCTGAACTTACCCGGGTTGCCAACATACCCATTCAGGAAGGCGAGTGGTTTGGTTCCATCATTCAATTCTTATTACCCCTTGTTGTGATTGTGCTCATATGGGTAATGTTAATGCGAAAGATGGGTGGCGGTGCTTCCGGCGGCAGTGGCCCCGGTGGTATCTTCAACATCGGTAAATCAAGAGCTACCCTGTTCGATAAAGGCACAAAAGTAAACATCACGTTTGCAGATGTTGCCGGTCTCGATGAAGCTAAGGTAGAGGTAATGGAAATCGTTGACTTCTTAAAGAATCCCAAGAAATATACTTCACTCGGCGGTAAAATTCCAAAAGGTGCATTGCTGGTAGGTCCTCCCGGAACCGGTAAAACCCTCCTGGCAAAAGCTATGGCCGGTGAAGCACAGGTTCCTTTCTTCAGCATGAGTGGTAGTGATTTCGTGGAACTGTTTGTTGGGGTAGGCGCCAGCCGTGTTCGTGACCTGTTCAAACAAGCCCGTGAAAAAGCGCCTTGTATCATTTTCATTGATGAAATTGATGCCATTGGCCGTGCACGTGGCAAGAACGCCATCATGAGCAACGACGAACGTGAAAGCACCCTGAACCAGTTACTGGTTGAAATGGATGGCTTTAGCGGCGAAAGCGGCATCATCGTACTCGCAGCTACCAACCGTCCCGATGTACTGGACAGTGCGTTACTTCGCCCGGGCCGTTTCGACCGTCAGATCTCTATTGACAAACCAGATCTGAAAGGCCGTGAGCACATCTTCAAGGTGCACCTGAAACCGATCAAGATCTCAGAAAAAGTAGATATTCATAAACTGGCTGAACAAACACCAGGTTTTGCCGGCGCCGATATAGCCAACATATGTAACGAAGCCGCCCTGATTGCCGCCCGTAAAGGAAAGCAATCTGTTGAAATGGACGACTTCCAGGATGCCGTTGACCGTGTTATCGGTGGTTTGGAAAAGAAGAACAAGATCATTTCTCCCGACGAAAAACGCATCATTGCATATCACGAAGCAGGCCACGCCATTTGCGGCTGGTTCCTGGAGCATGCGTATCCATTATTGAAAGTTACCATTGTACCACGTGGCGTTGCCGCACTGGGATATGCACAGTATACTCCAAAAGAGCAATACCTGTACAATACCGATCAGTTAATGGACCAGGTTTGTATGACCCTCGGAGGCCGCGCCAGTGAAGATATTTTCTTTGGTAAAATATCAACCGGTGCACAGAACGATCTGCAACAGATCACCCGTATAGCTTATTCAATGGTTACCGTATATGGCATGAATGAAAAAGTAGGTAATGTAAGTTTTTACGATCCTGCTGCAGAAAATTCATTCACCAAACCATACTCAGAAGAAACTTCCAAAATCATAGATGAGGAGGTGCGCAAGCTGATAGAAGTGGCATATGAAAAAACCAAAGAATTGCTTACCGAGAAAAGGACACAGGTTGAAAAACTGGCCGAAGCCTTGCTCGAAAAAGAAGTGTTGTTTCAAAGTGATGTAGAAGCATTGATTGGCAAACGTCCTTTTACAGATAAGAAAACGCTTGATGTAGATGGCGAAGGTCATACCGAAGGCGCCATCAGCGAAGGAGTTCCTCCTTACGACAGCAATGTTACAAATCATCCTGCTACTTAA
- a CDS encoding biotin--[acetyl-CoA-carboxylase] ligase, translating to MSHPRQDAPIGHPYIILPTIDSTNNYAMRQIQAGLANHGATWFALEQTAGKGQRGKSWLTTPNQNIMLSSVIVPGLLPSRQFWLSATVALACYDFYKRYAGDETAIKWPNDVYWRDRKAGGILIENVFRGTDWLFAVVGIGINVNQVVFDPSLPNPVSLKQITGKDFDAAELGKELCQALEHRYRQLQSGGFETIMQEYQQVLYKLHQPVTLKKGVVLFETTIMGVSDNGQLLTKDVMERAFDFGEVEMLIR from the coding sequence TTGTCACATCCTCGTCAGGATGCCCCTATTGGTCATCCTTATATAATATTACCCACAATAGACAGCACCAACAACTATGCCATGCGGCAAATACAAGCCGGATTGGCAAATCACGGTGCTACCTGGTTTGCCCTGGAGCAAACAGCCGGTAAAGGACAACGTGGAAAAAGCTGGTTAACAACTCCTAACCAGAATATAATGCTTAGTTCGGTTATTGTACCTGGCTTATTGCCCAGCCGCCAGTTCTGGTTATCTGCCACAGTAGCCCTCGCCTGTTATGACTTTTATAAAAGATATGCCGGGGACGAAACAGCTATTAAATGGCCTAATGATGTGTATTGGCGTGACAGAAAGGCAGGTGGCATTTTAATAGAAAACGTATTCCGTGGTACCGACTGGTTATTTGCCGTGGTGGGTATTGGAATAAACGTTAACCAGGTTGTTTTTGACCCCAGTTTGCCCAACCCGGTTTCGTTGAAACAGATCACCGGGAAAGATTTTGATGCCGCCGAATTAGGTAAAGAACTCTGCCAGGCGCTGGAGCACCGCTACCGGCAATTACAGAGCGGCGGTTTTGAAACCATTATGCAGGAATATCAACAGGTGTTATACAAATTACACCAGCCCGTTACCCTGAAAAAAGGCGTCGTTTTGTTTGAAACCACTATCATGGGGGTTTCTGACAATGGTCAGCTGCTAACCAAAGACGTAATGGAACGGGCATTTGATTTTGGCGAAGTAGAAATGCTGATTCGATAA
- the rsfS gene encoding ribosome silencing factor: protein MEQVSLLATRRKRNSVARLTKNSKIFKAIIHAIKEKKGEHIVSLDLRKIPEAVADFFIICEASSTTQVKAIADYVQEHLKTTVEEAPFHSEGQQAAHWILIDYVNVVVHIMQPETRKFYKLEEMWMDAEGEEY from the coding sequence TTGGAACAAGTTTCATTGTTAGCTACCCGTCGTAAACGAAATAGTGTAGCCCGGTTAACAAAAAATTCAAAGATTTTCAAAGCAATCATTCACGCCATAAAGGAAAAGAAGGGAGAGCATATTGTGTCGTTGGACCTGCGTAAAATTCCCGAAGCTGTTGCCGACTTTTTTATTATTTGCGAAGCCAGTAGTACCACCCAGGTAAAGGCTATTGCTGACTATGTACAGGAGCATTTAAAAACAACAGTTGAGGAAGCTCCTTTCCATAGCGAAGGGCAACAGGCAGCTCACTGGATACTAATCGATTATGTTAATGTTGTCGTGCATATTATGCAGCCCGAAACCCGCAAGTTTTACAAGCTGGAAGAAATGTGGATGGATGCTGAAGGTGAAGAATATTAG